The genomic DNA TATCATGATTAATTCCTTTCCTACAGAAGCTTTATATTAGTTAATTAAACTTTACATTTAATATAAACAAATGTAAATCCACCATCAGAAATATGCCCTACTGCCTCAACCCTAGCTGCCAGAAGCCAAACAATCCCGAAGGTGGGAGATTTTGCATGAATTGTGGTAAAAACTTGCCGCTTAAAGGGTTATACGAAGCGATCGCCTTAATTGGGCAGGGAGGTATGGGGCGAGCTTTTCAAGCAAAAGATTTAGGGCGATTGGGACACCCCTGTGCAATCAAGCAATTTCTGCCCCAGTTTCAAGAGGCTGAGTTAATGAAAAAGGCGATCGCTCTATTTGAAAGTGAAGCCGCTCAACTTAAAGCGTTAGGATCTCATCCACAAATTCCTGAGTTAATCGCCTATTTTGAGGAAGATGGATGTCTATATCTAGTACAAGAACTTATCGATGGTGAAAATCTCTATATCGAATTGCAGCATAACGGCATATTTAGCGAATCACAGATCTACGAATTATTAGTAAATATCCTTCCCGTTCTCCAATTCATTCATGATCGCCAAGTTATCCATCGCGACATCAAACCCGACAACATTATTAGGCGATCTTTAACATCTCCTGAATTAGTTCAAGATGAGGGAAAAAACAATTGCCAATCACCTATTCCCAATTCCCCTCAAAACAATTTCGTTCTCGTTGATTTCGGAGCCGCTAAAGCTTTTACTACCGATACCGCCAATCGCACAGGCACATTAATCGGTAGTGCCGAATATATTGCCCCAGAACAAGCAAGGGGAAAGGCTGTCCCTCAAAGTGATCTCTATAGTTTGGGAGTAACTTGCATTTATTTACTGACAGGAATTTCACCCTTTGATTTATATGATGATGAAAGCGATCGCTGGATTTGGCAAGCAAATCTGCAAACTTCTATTTCCAGTCATTTAGCAAGGATTCTCGATCATCTATTAGAGAGAGCAATCTCCAATCGCTATCGTTCTGCTAACGAAGTCTTACATGATCTGCAATCTTTAGCGATTAATGCAGATATTAATGCTGGTAGTTTAGGAGTTAGTTATATTCCTCTAGGCAATAGTCCTCAAATAGAAGAATTAATTGAAGCGCTAGATCTAGGGCAATGGCAAGAAGGCGATCGGCTAACGAATGAAATTATTTTGGCACTTGTCAATAAAAATAGAATTGCGCAACTAACTCCCAATGATATTGAGCAGATTTCCTGTGATATCTGGATTGCGATCGATCAAGCATGGATGAAATCCAGCAATAATCGCTTTGGGTGGAGTACCCAACAGCAGATTTGGCGAAATCTTGGCGGTAGATTGATCTATGAAGAAAATAACTATTGGGAATTTGCTAAGGTCTATGAGAAGTTTGCCGATCGCGTCGGATGGCGTAAACCACGTTGGTTAAATCTAGAATTTTCTCCGAAAATATGGCGCAAATATGAGAATTTGACCTTTGCGATCGCTGCACCACAAGGACATTTACCCAGTTTATTTTTTTGGGAAGGATTTAATTTGATCGATCCTGTTTTCTACCGCTTAGCAGTCTGTCGTCAGAAATAGTTGTTTATAGCAATATAAGAGATAGCCATAACCTTTAAATTTGGGGGTAGGGGCTAATCACCCCGTGTTTGCCCTGCTTCGCTACCAGCAAGAGATTCATGATCTACGTTCTACATAACATCAGTTAAGGATTAATATCAGGGTATTCCCTGATATACACAACTAGATAAAGGCGATAGATTACATATATAGGCAACGGGGGAGAAATGTAAGCTTTGCTATAGCTATAACCTTTAAATTTTGGTGTAGGGGCAAGCACCCCGTGGTTGCCCTGCTTCTCTACCAGCAAGCGATTCATGATCTGCGTTCCACATAACATCACTTAATGATTAATATCAGGGAATACCCTGATATACACAACTAGATAAAAGCGATAGATTACATACATAGGAAACGGGGAAGAAAGATACGGCAAAAGAGACAAAGCTCCAACGCTATATCAATTCTTAAAAAGTATTCATTCAAGAACTATTTATAGATGGATAAAACCATCTCATTGAAACTAAAAAGAGAGGAAAAACACATGCTATCTACTTCACTTCGCCGCGTTTTGGTTGCTTCTGGTCTTGCTGTCGCTACATCTTTCACAGCATCTGCCGCTTTTGCTGCTCCTACAACAGCTAACTCGACTGCGGGCTTTACTGGAACTATCGATCCATCATGTGCTGTACAGACTGGCTTCGCAAATAATGCAACAAGTAAATTGGCTTACACAGCAAGTGCTTATACAGGTTCGGGTGCTGGCGGTGTTTTAAAGCTCTCCGCAAACCAAAGCGCTGTATTTAACTGCAACAGTGATACCGTAGGCGTATCAACCGATGTTGCATTGACTCAACCCACTGCACCAGCAAACGCAACTTTGCTTGCAGGTACTCACACAACTACAATCTTAAATGCAAATCTAGCAACCGATACTGCAAATGCTAATGGTGCAGGTACTGCTAAAGTTACTGGTACTGGTTGGGTTACAGATACTCAGGGTAACATCAGCATTAACGTTCTATCTGAATGGAATCCACAAGCTACTGGACAAGAATTGTTAGATGGTGTTTATACTGCTGTTGCTACTGTAACTGTGACTCCTAACTAATCCAAGCAAAGATCAATATATGATTCCACTTTGCCAAATCTCAAACAAATTTTAGTCGGCATTTCAAGCACTTGTACAAATCGGCACAATTAAAAAGTAGAATCAAACCCTGTACCACCTGCTTTGCGGGTGGTACAGGGTTTTGGTTTTTATATTTAATTATGCCTAGCTACTTGATATGGATTAGGGTTGCCATAGTAAGTAATTACACTTAAGGATTAATATCAGGGAATACCCTGATATACACAACTAGATAAAAGCGATAGATTACATACATAGGAAACGGGGAAGAAAGATACGGCAAAGGAGACAAAGCTCCAACGCTATATCAATTCTTAAAAAGTATTCATTCAAGAACTATTTATAGATGGATAAAACCATCTCATTGAAACTAAAAAGAGAGGAAAAACACATGCTATCTACTTCACTTCGCCGCGTTTTGGTTGCTTCTGGTCTTGCTGTCGCTACATCTTTCACAGCATCTGCCGCTTTTGCTGCTCCTACAACAGCTAACTCGACTGCGGGCTTTACTGGAACTATCGATCCATCATGTGCTGTACAGACTGGCTTCGCAAATAATGCAACAAGTAAATTGGCTTACACAGCAAGTGCTTATACAGGTTCGGGTGCTGGCGGTGTTTTAAAGCTCTCCGCAAACCAAAGCGCTGTATTTAACTGCAACAGTGATACCGTAGGCGTATCAACCGATGTTGCATTGACTCAACCCACTGCACCAGCAAACGCAACTTTGCTTGCAGGTACTCACACAACTACAATCTTAAATGCAAATCTAGCAACCGATACTGCAAATGCTAATGGTGCAGGTACTGCTAAAGTTACTGGTACTGGTTGGGTTACAGATACTCAGGGTAACATCAGCATTAATGTTCTATCTGAATGGAATCCACAAGCTACTGGACAAGAATTGTTAGATGGTGTTTATACTGCTGTTGCTACTGTAACTGTGACTCCTAACTAATCCAAGCAAAGATCAATATGTGATTCCACTTTGCCAAATCTCAAACAAATTTTAGTCAGCATTTCAAGCACTTGTACAAAAAATAGTTAAGAGATTTTGCCTTTAGCTAAAAGTAACAATTAATAACCGATAACCTGTATAAACAAGTTATCGGTTACAATTTTTAAAATACTAAAGTTATTTACAAGATGTTAATATTTAAACCTCTTGTAATCATCGCTAAATATATTCCCTACTAAAAGAGATTAAAGCCGTTTCAGATTGCTATAGAAAAAGACAAATGAGAAAACTAATTTTTGTAGCTTTTGTAGTAATACCTAGCCTTAATCCTTCTGAAGTATTTGCACAACTATCTTTGACCTGCCCTTCCACAGGTAGCCTAGCGCTAAGTGGTCAATATACTTTTATTACAGCAACTCCTGCACAATGTAGCCTAGTAGTTGATAATACTGTTAGCAGTATTGGCGTTACTATTAGTCTATCGAATGCCATTTTAAATTCAATTAGTGGCTCAGCCAAGACAGATCCTTCTGGTACTACGACAACAGCACAATTAACCTATAGCAATGGTGGAAACAAGAGTGTAAATCAGAATGCCAGTATAACTGATACCTTCTCAGGATCGTCTACTACTCCTATGGCAATAAGTATGCAATCAACAAGACCCAATAAATTCTTTGCAGGTACTTACGCTTACGGAGTCACTATAAATATAACTTCACCTTAAAATTATCAAGACGTAATAACTAATGTTGAAATTACCATCCATCAAGCAAAGTATTTCCGTTATTACAAGTATTGGAATTTGGGGATTGTTACTCTCCCAAAAACCAGCCGACGCTCAAGTTAATATATCGCCTCTAGTCATAACTACTAAAGCCAAGCAAGGAACTGCCACAGGTTTTATTACCCTAGTTAATACTGGTAATGCTGTCGCAACAATGAAGTTATACGCCAATCCCTTTACCTATGGTTCTAAGGGTTTCCAAGTTTTAGACTCTAGTCCAAATGATTTATCACCCTATCTCATTTTTTCTCCAACCGAAGTAGTTTTAGAACCAAAACAAACCCGTAGGGTTAGATTATTAGCCCGACTCTTGCCTAGCATGAACTTAGGGGAGTATCGATCTGT from Pseudanabaena sp. BC1403 includes the following:
- a CDS encoding serine/threonine-protein kinase, whose translation is MPYCLNPSCQKPNNPEGGRFCMNCGKNLPLKGLYEAIALIGQGGMGRAFQAKDLGRLGHPCAIKQFLPQFQEAELMKKAIALFESEAAQLKALGSHPQIPELIAYFEEDGCLYLVQELIDGENLYIELQHNGIFSESQIYELLVNILPVLQFIHDRQVIHRDIKPDNIIRRSLTSPELVQDEGKNNCQSPIPNSPQNNFVLVDFGAAKAFTTDTANRTGTLIGSAEYIAPEQARGKAVPQSDLYSLGVTCIYLLTGISPFDLYDDESDRWIWQANLQTSISSHLARILDHLLERAISNRYRSANEVLHDLQSLAINADINAGSLGVSYIPLGNSPQIEELIEALDLGQWQEGDRLTNEIILALVNKNRIAQLTPNDIEQISCDIWIAIDQAWMKSSNNRFGWSTQQQIWRNLGGRLIYEENNYWEFAKVYEKFADRVGWRKPRWLNLEFSPKIWRKYENLTFAIAAPQGHLPSLFFWEGFNLIDPVFYRLAVCRQK